A single region of the Manihot esculenta cultivar AM560-2 chromosome 12, M.esculenta_v8, whole genome shotgun sequence genome encodes:
- the LOC110628594 gene encoding cytochrome P450 71A1, producing the protein MVSLVFLALVVLSFLLFLLRNRKTKTDPHFPPGPRALPFIGNLHQLHNSASFISLWKLSQKYGPLMSLRMGFEPVLVVSSAKMAKEIMKTHDHIFSARPSKHSQQKLSYNGLDIGFAAYGSYWKEMKKICKVHLFSSNRARSFRPIRESEVSHMLGEICGLASASRPVDITEAIMSLANTIISKITFGQRYKKENSRFQALHIEAETLFTSFFVSDYFPLLGFVDKLTGLIHRLEKNFQEFDIFYDKIIQEHLDYDRSELDDHSEDILDGLLKLRNDTSLKFKVTFNHIKAVLMNIVIGATDNNAATVIWAMTFLMKNPTKMKKAQEEVRGLVGNKGFVNEDEIQELSYLKAVVKETMRLQPAFPIIPRETTEDCNLDGFKIPAKTTVYVNAYAIGRDPQVWENAQEFCPERFINSSVDLKGQNFELIPFGGGRRMCPGVSIALPTVKLALANLLYKFDWEMPFGMSNEDLDMEVVPGLAIHKKNALCLMAKQYI; encoded by the exons CCGAAATCGCAAAACAAAAACAGATCCTCATTTCCCACCAGGTCCTCGAGCTCTTCCCTTCATAGGCAACTTGCATCAACTTCATAACTCAGCCTCTTTTATCTCTCTATGGAAACTTTCTCAGAAGTACGGACCTCTAATGTCTTTGCGCATGGGCTTTGAACCAGTTCTAGTTGTTTCCTCAGCCAAAATGGCTAAAGAAATAATGAAAACCCATGACCACATTTTTTCTGCCAGGCCTTCCAAGCATAGCCAGCAGAAGTTGTCCTACAATGGCTTAGACATAGGCTTTGCAGCTTATGGTTCTTATtggaaagagatgaagaaaatATGTAAAGTTCATCTCTTTAGCTCCAATAGAGCCAGAAGTTTCCGTCCCATTAGAGAATCTGAAGTTTCCCATATGCTTGGGGAGATCTGCGGTTTAGCTTCTGCTTCCCGACCTGTAGATATCACTGAGGCTATCATGTCTCTTGCAAATACTATAATCAGTAAGATTACTTTTGGGCAGAGGTACAAGAAAGAAAATAGTAGATTTCAAGCTTTACATATAGAAGCTGAGACCCTTTTCACGAGCTTCTTCGTTTCAGACTATTTTCCTCTCCTGGGTTTTGTTGATAAACTCACTGGATTGATCCATCGCTTGGAAAAAAATTTCCAAGAATTTGACATTTTCTATGACAAGATTATCCAAGAACACCTTGATTATGATAGATCAGAGCTTGATGATCATTCAGAAGATATTCTTGATGGCTTACTTAAACTCCGGAATGATACTTCTCTCAAGTTTAAagtcacatttaatcacatcaAAGCAGTGTTAAtg AATATAGTTATTGGAGCAACAGACAATAATGCAGCAACTGTGATTTGGGCCATGACATTCCTGATGAAGAATCCTACAAAAATGAAGAAAGCTCAAGAAGAAGTCAGAGGTTTAGTTGGAAACAAAGGTTTTGTAAATGAAGATGAAATCCAAGAACTATCTTATCTGAAAGCTGTGGTGAAAGAGACAATGAGATTACAACCTGCATTTCCCATAATCCCAAGAGAAACAACTGAGGATTGCAATTTAGATGGGTTCAAAATCCCAGCAAAAACTACAGTTTATGTGAATGCATATGCAATTGGAAGAGACCCACAAGTTTGGGAAAATGCACAAGAGTTCTGTCCTGAGAGATTCATCAACAGTTCTGTTGACTTGAAAGGACAAAATTTTGAGCTAATCCCATTTGGAGGTGGGAGAAGAATGTGTCCTGGTGTAAGTATAGCACTTCCAACAGTGAAGTTAGCTCTTGCTAATTTGCTTTACAAATTTGATTGGGAGATGCCTTTTGGAATGAGCAATGAAGACTTGGACATGGAAGTGGTACCAGGCCTTGCCATCCACAAGAAAAATGCTCTTTGCCTCATGGCAAAGCAGTACATTTGA